A window of Fusarium musae strain F31 chromosome 1, whole genome shotgun sequence genomic DNA:
CAAATGCTATCTTTTTAGATCGGTAAGTCTTATTTAGACCTATCTATATAGTTTACAGGGTGGTGCCATGAAGAGAAGTGAACAGAACCGCATGgcataagtattattattctaAGTTACAAATATGATACCAAGAGTATTAATAAACAAAGAAAACTGTACAGCAGGTTTCGCTCATAATTCACACATTTGCTCCAAGGCAAGATGCTCCCACCAAAAGACAAGGCGCCACGCCATGCTTCTCCCCACAGGCGAGAAAGGGGTATCAAAATCGGATAATGCTCTGGTATCCAAAGGAAAGGGGGGAGGGAATGATGGGTAAGAACAGTGAAGAAAATGGTAAGGACAAGTGAAGAGTGAAATAATGTAATAGTGGTATCTGTTTTTTCGCAGCACTCAGTCTCATGTAGAAAACTCCTGCGATACACAATCCTCCCCACACCTTCAAGTTCCAGAGGGACGTGTCTCAACTCATAGCCAAAGGAGCCATCTGACACCTTGCCAAACGCCCTGCCCAAGGCCCAGAAAGAGTCTGAAAATGGTAACGACAAACCAAACATACCACATAAAACCAACAAGCACCCACTCAACAACGGACCACATTCCGCGACGGAGCCATCTGAATCTCCTGCGTCTGTTGCGCATCATTTTGTCGGTAAGATCGGTGACatgcttgaccttgaggagCTGCCCCAAGGCTAAGTCTTTGCCAGTCTCATCAGCTTGGTCTGATGCCTCGCGTGTCATACCTGATAGTTCATCTGCGATTCGAGAGCGAACACACCAGATGCGTTCCTCTAGTTTCGGACGCGTTTGGGCAGTGAATTTATCGGCTGACGTCTGCCACTGCTCAATTGATGTTTGGATCGCCACGTCTAGGGTCTGGCGAGCTAGGCGGAAATGGTCGGAGCAAGGGAGCGCATCGTCGAAAGGCAGTGACTTTTTGGGTGTCATTTTCGCGATGTCAACCCATGGTATTCCCACTGGACTTGATTGTGGTGAAGAACCCAGTTCCTGAAGGTCATTTCTAAGAAGCGGTTTCTTCAACTCCTGAGCCCGGCGAGAAATCTCCATGGCTTTGATGCCAGAGGTAAGAATAAGCGTCCGAAGTCGGGCAATTTCACGCTTCGAAAGTTGTCCTTCCTGAGGAATGGCCTGGTTCGCAATAGACCACTTCCGTGCTTTGAAATTATCAGGTTCGTTGAGCCGAACCATTGGAGCAGCCTCGTCAGCTTCCCTTTCTGAGATACGGAGGCCATCCTTGACGCTCTCCTGGCAAGACTCTACTACCGACATGGCAGGCTCGACAATAGTGACCTTGTCAACTTGCTGAGGCTTGCTGGGGCTTGAGATTCCAGACATATCAGGCGCGGACGGTTTGCTGACCTCAACACGAAATTGAGAAGGTTGCAACTTCTTTACGTCAATTGCTGATTGGTCATGGGTTTCTGCCATGGGCTGGAACTGTGGCATCGAATCCAAGAAGTGTTTAGCCCCATGTTGAGGCTCGGGCTTGTTACGCCTCGAGTTTGTTCGCGACAAATTGAGAGAAATTCTCGATCTCCCCTTGGGCTGATCATTATCAGATTCATCGGAAGAGATGACATCAGTGGTTCCCTCCATGGGGATGTCCTTTTTCCACAACATGTCGCCCAATCTCGATACACCACCTCGAATTACTGTGTCAATACGAGGGCCCTTAAACATGCCTCGAAGTCCAACCTGGTCGTCGCCCCTTGGCCTAATACTACCCACGCTACGCTGGTGTTTGTGGCTCTCGAAGGTCGGCCGTGGATTAGATGATTGTCGTTCGAGTGGCTTGATTTCCGTTGGGGATAAAGGATCTGGAATGGAAGGTCTTCTGCTGGATGCCTCCGTTTCCAATGCTGGTTCTTCAGATTCATCGCGCGTCTTGTCCTTAAAGATTTGCTTCACTTTTGTAAATGGGTTTCTGgagggagatgatgatcGACTAGACGGTGCCGACAGCTGTAGGCCAGTCGGTGGCGCAGATAGGCTGTATTGAGGAGCAAGTTCAGGTGACATAGGCTGCGGAGAGTCTGTGTGTTCTTTGCTGTTTCCGCCGCGTTGGGACCCTCCTCCCATATTCCTGCCCAGTTTTGGCAGTGATGGGATTTCCAAGGAAGCTCTGTTGTGAATGGGGCGATTTTCTGAATCCTTAGACTCCATCGTATTCCACTCTCTACCAGTAGCCAGTTGAGACTGTGGTTTGGATTCAGGTGAAGTCGAGTCCTCGGGCTGCATATATTCTGCCTCAGTCTCCTGGACGTGAGAGAGTCGTTGCTGTCTCATGTCTCGGGCCACCATTTCCAACATTTGCTTCTCCAGCAGTTCAGTCTCGCGACTTGATATTGTTCCACGTCGGGCCTTGCCTTCGGTTGGCATATCATCTTCACTGGCGGTCTCATCCGAGGTTGATCCTCGTCTCCTAAAACGACGGTGGTGCACTGAGCCAGTCTGTCGGTGGAAAGATCCCATCTCGTGAAGTTTCTGGCGTGCTCGGTCTCTGTGGCTTGGTTCGAGAAGTTCAATCTCTGGCTTCGAAAGGTTGGACTCGTTCGAGTTTGCTTTTCTATTCATTTCTTCCATAGTTTCAGTGATAAAAGGTGGTACACCAGTTCCAAGCTCATCGGTCTGTCCTGAAATTGACCGGCTTAAGGTTTCTCCTGCTTGTGGGTATATTTTGTTGAGATTACGGTCTTCAATGAGTTGCTTGTGATGGTCCTGTTCGAGCCAGTAGGCATCTGCAATCAAGTCGCAGGCTTCGAAAAACCAGTCAACCCTCGGGCGTCGAACTCTCAGTGCCGCCTTGGCAGCCGAATCCGTGGCTATCTGAGAATCGATTTCTTCAGCACCTGGAAATGGTGGTAGAACCGAACCATCACTGGAAAGAAGCTCCCTCGATGCTCGCTCCGAAGCCTTGTTGACCCAATCTTTAACAGATTCTACGTCAGCAAACCCCTGCTTCTCACCATCGATGACCATTCGTTCGCGAGCCCTAACTTTTCGATTTCTGATATACTGCAATGGGTTGTACTCTCGGCCAAGTGGAATCATGAGCTCTCTGCTCTCAAAGGCATGTATTCTGCCCTCTGTAGGTGATCCGGGAGggcttgaagctgaaggtCTGTCGTAGCCAGTCTTAAGTGGAGGAAGAACTTGTAGCAATCGTCTATACTGGGCCATTAACTCTAGATGTTCTCTGGCTTTCTGTGCCCTCGCCAAAGTTGACGTCGAAAAATGGTAACGGTATGAGGCGTCTGTAGTTTCGAAAGGTGAAGGGCGCAGTGGGCTACTGGATCTAACACCTGGTAGTCGTGGTGTAAGGCTTTGATTCGGAATCGGCGATGCCCCTCTGACAGCCTTTCTTTGTTGCTGAAGATGTGCTCTGAGATTGCTCCCGGTCTGAGAGTCTTGTACAGGTGCCAGACGTGGAGGGTTACCGCGGCTAATGTTGCGCCGAGACGCAATTCGCCGTGACTCGCTTAGGTTCAATGCCATGTTGACTATCTGGGTTGAGTCGACGTCCAGGGCAGCACCAGGCTGTGATGCGTGCGCTCTACGGCCTCGCCTTTGCGCTTCATTCCTCTTTGTTATAAGCAACTCCTCCTGAGATGTATCTGGCGACACGACGCGAGCTCGAGGACCGCTACCGGAGCTAATCCCAAGACCTAGATCCCGTGTGCCATTGGATAAATATGGTTCTTGAACATCCTTCCCCTTATGTCGAGATTTACTTCTTTGTGCCCGGCGTTGATTTCCGGAGTCGTCATCTGTGGCCACGGGCTCCTGAAGCAAGAATGCACTGCTCGGTTGGGTCTTATGCGGTCGCTTCGAACGGGCTCGTTTCGGCCGGCCGGCTTGAAGGCCGCTGGGAACTGCAGCAGCTCCACGAGACTTGTGATGGTAGCGTGGAAGAGTTTCGTCATCGGAGAAAGCAAGAGGTCGTTCAGGGGATAGGGGAACGTGGAGGAGAGCGTTCATGCTGGGCTCTCCTCTCTCGGCGGTGTCGTAACTAAACTTCGTGGGAGGCTCCGGAGTAACTGGGCCATCCCGTCTCCCATATGCACTCAGCGACGAGGCAGCATGATGGTCGGCCATTGCGCCGTGGTATTTACATACAACGACAGCAGCAGGGGCAGATTCTTAGGCTCGCGCTCGAAGGAGAAGCGGGGAGTTGTCGTCAGTGTTGATGAATAAAGCAATATTGCAGCAtcgtttttcttcttttcaagGGTCCTTGTCGATCTAATGTGCTAAATCCTGGTCAATATTGTTGTCCTTGGTGACGATGTATTCTGGGAAGCTAATC
This region includes:
- a CDS encoding hypothetical protein (EggNog:ENOG41), yielding MADHHAASSLSAYGRRDGPVTPEPPTKFSYDTAERGEPSMNALLHVPLSPERPLAFSDDETLPRYHHKSRGAAAVPSGLQAGRPKRARSKRPHKTQPSSAFLLQEPVATDDDSGNQRRAQRSKSRHKGKDVQEPYLSNGTRDLGLGISSGSGPRARVVSPDTSQEELLITKRNEAQRRGRRAHASQPGAALDVDSTQIVNMALNLSESRRIASRRNISRGNPPRLAPVQDSQTGSNLRAHLQQQRKAVRGASPIPNQSLTPRLPGVRSSSPLRPSPFETTDASYRYHFSTSTLARAQKAREHLELMAQYRRLLQVLPPLKTGYDRPSASSPPGSPTEGRIHAFESRELMIPLGREYNPLQYIRNRKVRARERMVIDGEKQGFADVESVKDWVNKASERASRELLSSDGSVLPPFPGAEEIDSQIATDSAAKAALRVRRPRVDWFFEACDLIADAYWLEQDHHKQLIEDRNLNKIYPQAGETLSRSISGQTDELGTGVPPFITETMEEMNRKANSNESNLSKPEIELLEPSHRDRARQKLHEMGSFHRQTGSVHHRRFRRRGSTSDETASEDDMPTEGKARRGTISSRETELLEKQMLEMVARDMRQQRLSHVQETEAEYMQPEDSTSPESKPQSQLATGREWNTMESKDSENRPIHNRASLEIPSLPKLGRNMGGGSQRGGNSKEHTDSPQPMSPELAPQYSLSAPPTGLQLSAPSSRSSSPSRNPFTKVKQIFKDKTRDESEEPALETEASSRRPSIPDPLSPTEIKPLERQSSNPRPTFESHKHQRSVGSIRPRGDDQVGLRGMFKGPRIDTVIRGGVSRLGDMLWKKDIPMEGTTDVISSDESDNDQPKGRSRISLNLSRTNSRRNKPEPQHGAKHFLDSMPQFQPMAETHDQSAIDVKKLQPSQFRVEVSKPSAPDMSGISSPSKPQQVDKVTIVEPAMSVVESCQESVKDGLRISEREADEAAPMVRLNEPDNFKARKWSIANQAIPQEGQLSKREIARLRTLILTSGIKAMEISRRAQELKKPLLRNDLQELGSSPQSSPVGIPWVDIAKMTPKKSLPFDDALPCSDHFRLARQTLDVAIQTSIEQWQTSADKFTAQTRPKLEERIWCVRSRIADELSGMTREASDQADETGKDLALGQLLKVKHVTDLTDKMMRNRRRRFRWLRRGMWSVVEWVLVGFMWYVWFVVTIFRLFLGLGQGVWQGVRWLLWL